In the Sus scrofa isolate TJ Tabasco breed Duroc chromosome 7, Sscrofa11.1, whole genome shotgun sequence genome, one interval contains:
- the LOC106508372 gene encoding LOW QUALITY PROTEIN: pleckstrin homology domain-containing family H member 1-like (The sequence of the model RefSeq protein was modified relative to this genomic sequence to represent the inferred CDS: inserted 2 bases in 1 codon), whose amino-acid sequence MAELKVETRGSVDWQKRCLALETQLFRFRLQASKIRELLADKMQELEQRLLEAEQRAENAETQVGVMEEKVKLSNLKNVDSAGSLHRKYQDLLKAMQGKDELIGQLEAQLEKQKQMRAEEAKIVQEKAAKIKEWVTLKLAELEMENQHLKSCNQHLVEQVGALQDALEALQMTPSGKLLVAPQGTVEQDSVPSGPGAQPVGQDSDTRAQSPLKAAMPAPSPGPPQSKDSVPKAGSPVEDSGSVMVHPGEVSETKTPPTHLGRQGSPGQLCVKPRTPRHGLVSWGEGLVTAQGGTLPGTKTSAREGGPGCSLTLPKARASSTPRDSIQLAKRHHSQPQAGPGHFSHVVSIEIGALSALRPASPPKAEAELREEPEKMEMEEQPPAGKEEAPGTVLEEVDLGNKPPTPPLHRFPSWESRIYAVATSGMRLSEVSARSNTTCCASSPPVLGSPGPFSGLVYKNVTVPVYTALKGRATQISTVPFVDESSGSDDDCSSQASFRTSVPCSESRRTSGLXSPRAIKRGVSMSSLSSEGDYAIPPDACSLDSDYSEPEHKLQRTSSYSTDGLSLGGELLEKSGYLLKMGSRVKTWKRRWFVLRQGQIMYYKSPSDVIRKPQGQVELNSRCRIVRGEGAQTFQLISEKKTYYLTADSPSLLEEWIRVLQSLLKVQTIGPPALPQGGTKPTVKGWLTKVKHGHSKLVWCALIGRTFYYYRSHEDKRPWAGCLCGTRA is encoded by the exons ATGCAGGAACTGGAGCAGAGGCTGCTGGaagcagagcagagagcagagaacGCGGAGACCCAG GTGGGTGTGATGGAAGAAAAGGTGAAATTGTCCAATCTGAAGAATGTGGACTCAGCAGGCAGCCTGCACCGGAAGTACCAAGATTTGCTGAAAGCCATGCAGGGCAAAGATGAGCTCATCGGCCAGCTGGAGGCGCAGCTGGAGAAGCAG AAGCAGATGAGAGCTGAGGAAGCAAAAATCGTTCAAGAAAAAGCTGCAAAGATCAAGGAATGGGTGACGCTGAAATTAGCAGAG CTTGAGATGGAGAATCAGCACCTGAAAAGCTGTAATCAGCACCTGGTGGAGCAGGTGGGAGCCCTTCAAGATGCGCTAGAAG CTCTTCAGATGACACCTTCAGGAAAGCTGCTGGTGGCCCCCCAGGGAACCGTGGAGCAAGATTCTGTCCCTTCAGGGCCAGGAGCCCAGCCAGTGGGGCAGGACAGTGATACCCGGGCCCAGAGTCCCCTGAAGGCAGCCATGCCTGCACCTTCTCCAGGTCCTCCGCAGAGCAAGGACTCTGTTCCTAAAGCAGGAAGCCCCGTGGAGGATTCTGGTTCCGTCATGGTCCACCCTGGAGAAGTATCAGAGACCAAGACCCCTCCAACCCATCTAGGAAGGCAGGGCTCTCCTGGCCAGCTGTGCGTGAAGCCTCGCACCCCCAGGCATGGTCTGGTCTCCTGGGGTGAGGGCCTGGTCACTGCTCAGGGAGGGACGCTTCCTGGGACAAAGACCTCTGCCAGGGAAGGTGGCCCCGGCTGCAGCCTGACCCTGCCAAAGGCTCGGGCCTCCAGCACTCCCCGGGACAGCATCCAGCTGGCCAAGCGGCACCACAGCCAGCCCCAGGCCGGCCCTGGGCACTTCAGCCACGTGGTGAGCATTGAGATCGGGGCCCTCTCAGCCCTCCGCCCTGCCAGCCCTCCCAAGGCGGAGGCAGAGCTCCGGGAGGAACCGGAGAAGATGGAGATGGAGGAGCAGCCCCcagcagggaaggaggaggccCCCGGAACAGTGCTGGAGGAAGTGGATTTGGGGAACAAACCGCCCACACCCCCTCTGCACCGGTTTCCTTCCTGG GAGAGCCGGATCTACGCAGTGGCCACGTCAGGTATGCGGCTGTCGGAGGTGTCTGCCAGAAGTAACACCACGTGCTGCG CCTCTAGCCCTCCTGTCCTCGGGTCCCCGGGGCCTTTCTCTGGCCTTGTCTACAAGAATGTCACCGTGCCTGTCTACACAGCCCTGAAGGGG agagccacacagatcagcACGGTGCCTTTTGTGGACGAGTCCTCTGGGTCTGACGATGACTGCAGCTCCCAGGCGAGCTTCCGAACTTCAGTGCCCTGCTCTGAGTCCAGAAGGACCAGTGGACT GAGCCCCCGGGCCATCAAGAGAG GTGTCTCCATGTCCTCGCTGAGCTCCGAGGGTGACTACGCCATCCCCCCAGACGCCTGCTCCCTGGACAGCGACTACTCAGAGCCTGAGCACAAACTACAGCGCACCTCGTCCTACTCCACCGATGGGCTGAGCCTGGGCGGG GAATTGCTGGAGAAGTCAGGCTACCTGCTGAAAATGGGGAGCCGGGTGAAGACGTGGAAGAGGCGCTGGTTTGTCCTGAGACAGGGACAGATCATGTACTACAAGTCTCCG AGTGACGTCATCCGGAAACCTCAAGGTCAAGTGGAACTGAACTCCCGTTGCCGAATTGTCCGAGGAGAGGGTGCACAGACATTCCAG CTCATCTCTGAGAAGAAAACCTATTACCTGACGGCTGATTCACCCAGCCTGCTGGAGGAGTGGATCCGAGTCCTGCAGAGCCTGCTGAAGGTCCAGACCATTGGGCCTCCAGCCCTGCCACAGGGTGGCACCAAGCCCACTGTGAAGGGCTGGCTGACCAAG GTCAAGCATGGGCATTCCAAGCTGGTCTGGTGTGCTCTTATCGGAAGAACCTTCTACTACTATCGAAGCCATGAGGACAAG CGACCCTGGGCCGGCTGCCTGTGCGGGACGCGTGCATAG
- the LOC100152619 gene encoding pleckstrin homology domain-containing family H member 1, which produces MLCYSKDGLYTSLTTLPSEALQTEALKLFKSCQLFINVPVEAASVDYHVSLAQTALQVCLVHPELQSEIYCQLMKQTSCRPPQKYSLVQCWQLLALCAPLFLPQHHFLWYVKQQLQRHADPRNETGQYATYCQRAVERTLQTGEREARPSRMEVVSILLRNPFHHSLPFSIPVHFANGTYQVVGFDGSSTVDEFLQRLNQEAGMRTSSHSGFALFTDDPSGRDLEHCLQGSVKICDAISKWEQALKELHSGKSEGGSRVVKLIYKNRLYFRSQVKGETERERLLLASQASGEIVAGRFPVNKELALEMAALMAQVEYGDLERPVLPGPGVTPPAKAQHLLQQVLDRFYPRRYRHGAPPEQLRHLADQLTTKWAALQGCSSSECVRIYLTVARKWPFFGAKLFAAQPAELSSKENAPVWIAVNEDGVSILDHNTMQVHVTYPYASVMTFGGYRDDFMLVIRSIPDQGSGRSHIEKLIFRMAAPKIAEVTFIVASYMNHCSTAVSPPTNPPAACQPWELDARHFFASVPRAAKGPTLL; this is translated from the exons ATGCTGTGCTACAGCAAAGACGGCCTGTACACCTCCCTCACCACGCTGCCCTCCGAGGCCCTGCAGACGGAGGCTCTCAAGCTCTTCAAG TCCTGCCAGCTGTTCATCAACGTGCCCGTGGAGGCCGCCTCAGTGGACTACCATGTGTCCCTGGCACAGACAGCACTGCAGGTCTGCCTGGTTCACCCTGAGCTGCAGAGCGAGATCTACTGCCAGCTCATGAAGCAGACTAGCTGCCGCCCGCCACAGAAGTACTCCCTTGTGCAG TGCTGGCAGCTCCTGGCTCTGTGCGCCCCGCTTTTCCTGCCTCAGCACCACTTCCTCTGGTACGTCAAACAGCAGCTCCAACGCCATGCAGACCCCAG aaatgaaactgGCCAGTACGCCACTTACTGCCAGCGGGCCGTGGAGCGGACGCTGCAGACCGGGGAGCGGGAGGCCAGGCCGTCACGCATGGAGGTGGTGTCCATCCTGCTGAGGAACCCTTTCCACCACTCCTTGCCCTTCAGCATCCCCGTGCACTTCGCCAACGGGACATACCAG GTGGTGGGTTTTGACGGCTCGTCCACAGTGGATGAGTTCCTCCAGCGGCTGAACCAGGAGGCGGGCATGAGGACGTCGTCCCACTCCGGCTTTGCCCTCTTCACAGATGACCCTTCCGGCCGGGACCTGGAACACTGCCTGCAGGGGAGCGTCAAG aTCTGCGATGCCATCTCCAAGTGGGAGCAAGCCCTGAAGGAGCTGCACTCTGGAAAGTCTGAGGGTGGCTCACGTGTCGTGAAGCTGATATATAAGAACAG GCTGTACTTTCGGAGTCAAGTCAAAGGGGAGACAGAGCGAGAGCGGCTGCTGCTGGCCTCCCAGGCTAGCGGAGAGATAGTGGCGGGGAGGTTTCCTGTCAACAAGGAACTGGCTCTGGAGATGGCTGCCCTGATGGCCCAG GTAGAGTATGGGGACTTGGAGAGGCCCgtcctgccaggccctggggtcaCACCCCCTGCCAAGGCTCAGCATCTTCTACAGCAGGTCCTAGATAGGTTCTACCCAAGGCGCTACAGACACGGGGCCCCCCCTGAACAGCTGAG GCACCTGGCAGATCAGCTGACCACAAAGTGGGCAGCCCTGCAAGGCTGCTCCTCTTCTGAATGCGTCCGCATCTACCTGACAGTGGCCCGGAAATGGCCCTTCTTTGGTGCTAAGCTCTTTGCTGCTCAG CCTGCAGAGCTGTCTTCCAAGGAGAATGCTCCAGTGTGGATTGCTGTGAACGAGGATGGTGTCAGCATCCTGGACCACAACACGATG CAAGTGCACGTGACTTATCCCTATGCTTCGGTGATGACTTTTGGCGGCTACCGGGATGACTTCATGCTTGTGATTAGATCCATTCCAGACCAGGGCTCTGGAAGAAGCCACATTGAGAAGCTGATCTTCCGAATGGCTGCTCCCAAG ATTGCAGAGGTGACCTTCATCGTGGCCAGCTACATGAACCACTGCTCCACAGCTGTGAGCCCACCCACTAACCCGCCGGCTGCCTGCCAGCCTTGGGAACTGGATGCGCGGCACTTCTTCGCTTCTGTTCCCCGCGCTGCCAAGGGgccgacgttgctgtga